One window from the genome of Hyphomonas neptunium ATCC 15444 encodes:
- a CDS encoding sigma-70 family RNA polymerase sigma factor: MKTDNERTSPRKAKRVFDTPVRTADPVMRERHADQMAAIAERQCRSAFAELFSYYAPRVKGFMLRLGAADAEAEELSQEVMIAVWQKAGMYDRSQASVSTWIFRIARNRRIDAQRRQRRPELSGDDPILRPPEIETPDQAVSRDQLDTAVRKRLTCLPQDQLILIQAAFYDGLSHSEIARAFNLPLGTVKSRIRLAFMRLKGELEGGI; this comes from the coding sequence ATGAAGACAGACAATGAACGCACGTCCCCCCGAAAGGCCAAGCGTGTGTTCGATACCCCCGTCCGGACAGCAGACCCGGTAATGCGGGAGCGGCATGCCGACCAGATGGCGGCTATTGCCGAACGCCAATGCCGGTCAGCTTTTGCCGAACTTTTCAGCTATTACGCGCCGCGCGTGAAGGGATTTATGCTCCGCCTTGGCGCGGCAGACGCTGAAGCAGAGGAGCTGTCGCAGGAAGTAATGATTGCGGTCTGGCAGAAGGCGGGGATGTATGACCGTTCCCAGGCATCTGTTTCGACCTGGATTTTCAGAATTGCCCGTAATCGGCGCATTGATGCGCAGCGCCGTCAGCGGCGGCCGGAGCTCAGCGGGGATGATCCGATCCTGAGGCCCCCGGAAATCGAAACGCCTGACCAGGCCGTCTCGCGCGACCAGCTTGATACAGCGGTGCGCAAGCGGTTGACCTGCCTGCCTCAGGACCAGCTCATCCTCATTCAGGCCGCTTTTTATGACGGCCTCTCCCATTCGGAAATTGCCCGTGCCTTCAACCTGCCGCTCGGGACGGTGAAGTCGCGCATTCGTCTCGCCTTCATGCGCCTGAAGGGCGAATTGGAGGGCGGCATCTAG
- a CDS encoding invasion associated locus B family protein — translation MGRFKDWAVFTEEKGGDLLCYAATQATSKSPSSVKHGDVWYYVTSWKSGQARNQPSFRVTYDLKTDKAPKTVIGRSSWQMFTAGGEAFAEDADDPRIVDALKKGSSLTVSGQSARGTNVTYRFSLSGSADAIAKAEEACR, via the coding sequence GTGGGCCGGTTCAAGGACTGGGCCGTGTTTACGGAGGAAAAGGGCGGCGATCTGCTCTGCTATGCCGCGACGCAGGCGACCTCAAAATCCCCCTCTTCGGTCAAACACGGGGATGTCTGGTATTATGTGACGAGCTGGAAGTCCGGACAGGCGAGGAACCAGCCAAGTTTCCGCGTCACCTATGACCTCAAAACGGACAAGGCGCCGAAAACCGTCATCGGCCGGTCTTCCTGGCAGATGTTTACAGCCGGCGGCGAAGCCTTTGCCGAAGATGCAGATGATCCGCGCATTGTTGACGCCCTCAAGAAAGGCTCCAGCCTGACCGTATCAGGCCAGTCCGCCCGCGGGACGAATGTGACCTACCGCTTCTCGCTCAGCGGATCGGCGGACGCGATTGCAAAGGCCGAAGAGGCCTGCCGCTGA
- a CDS encoding OmpA family protein — MKTSVLIAAALMLPLVQACETGPSQRVLTTGAAGAILGAGAGMMAGGDDKRNAAIGAAVGAVAGASVGVYMDRQEEKLRQQTAGTGIEVERQGDQIALTMPSGISFQQGSAQIQPAFYQTLNDVAATLNEYPSTAVDIRGHASSEGARDFNQRLSQQRADAVRSYLTNQGVQGVRMSAVGMGIDYPVADNSTEAGRSQNRRVEIILTPVTQ, encoded by the coding sequence ATGAAGACATCAGTTCTAATCGCGGCCGCACTCATGCTGCCACTCGTTCAGGCTTGCGAAACTGGCCCCAGCCAGCGCGTTCTGACCACCGGCGCCGCCGGTGCAATCCTTGGCGCAGGCGCCGGCATGATGGCCGGCGGTGACGACAAGCGGAACGCGGCCATCGGCGCCGCGGTTGGCGCGGTCGCAGGCGCCTCGGTCGGCGTTTACATGGACCGTCAGGAAGAAAAACTGCGCCAGCAGACCGCTGGCACAGGTATCGAAGTTGAGCGTCAGGGCGACCAGATCGCGCTGACCATGCCGTCGGGCATCTCCTTCCAGCAGGGCAGCGCCCAGATTCAGCCAGCCTTTTACCAGACGCTGAACGATGTCGCCGCAACGCTGAACGAGTATCCTTCGACTGCCGTTGACATCCGCGGCCACGCCTCTTCGGAAGGCGCCCGTGATTTCAACCAGCGCCTGTCGCAACAGCGCGCAGACGCTGTGCGCAGCTACCTGACCAATCAGGGCGTTCAGGGCGTGCGCATGTCGGCTGTCGGCATGGGCATCGACTATCCGGTTGCGGACAACTCGACCGAAGCAGGCCGTTCGCAGAACCGCCGCGTCGAGATCATCCTGACGCCGGTTACGCAGTAA